GTCGAGCGATACGTTCCACTCGATATCCTTCCCGTTCGTGTTACCGGCGTTCATGTAGATGCGTCCCAACTTCGTTCGAAACAAGTCCGGTGCGCGGTTGTACGCGGCGGCCACGTCGCGCATGCTGCCCGTCGCGAAAATCGTGACGGGCTTGTCCGAATCGCGCAAGACAGACAGGATGAGTTCGACGCCCTTTTGGTCTTCAGCGGGTTGGGAAGTCCCGTCGTCGTCCAAGTCGCGCAAGTTGGCCGTTAGCCCTACCGCGTAGGGCACCTGCCTTCCTGTTAGCTTCTCCATCTGTTTGATAGCGGGAATTCCGGGGCGCTCTTTCCCGCGCTCTCCGCAGTCAATGACGATGGCGCGAATATCGAACTCCGGCATCGCGAAGAGAGTCGCCAAGTCGTAGTGATCGTCCGGATCGTCGTGCGGATGATACAAGTCCGTTGTGTACACAATCGGCGTTTTCGGCGCAGGCGTGCCGTCAACCGGTTGAGAAACAGCAAACAATAGGAAGAGACCGCTGAAAATTGAACAAGTCATCGCCGGACACCTCTGGATTGACTGAACGGAACCGCGTCCTAAGACAGTCTATTCTACCAATCGTCCGCACCACAGATGAAAACGATCGACGCCCCATCGTCGCACACGGGGATGCTCTCAAATCCCGTGGCGCCCGATGAGGCGTCGGCCAAGGGCGCTAGAACTACACGCCCTCACCACTGAGGCCGGAGGGTTTCTCCGTCTTGGTGCGTGATGACGATTTCTCCGTGGACCCGGTGCCTTGGCCTGTCGCGGCCGATTTGTCACTTGGCGTAGACTCATTCGCCAACTTGATCAGAGATTCTGGCAGTTCGATTCCGCCAATGTCGCGCATGACTTGCAGCATGGGCGGAAGTGTACGGGCCATGCCTTGAATGAAGTTGCCCGTCGCCGAAGTGCCATTGGCCCCGCCGTTTTCCCACACCACGACCTTGTCGAACTTGATGTTCGAAATGGCCTGCGCCGAAGTCTTGGCAAGATTGTCGAGATGCTCAAGCAGCAGGATTTGGAATGCCTCGTTGGCGCCGCCGCACGCGTCGATGATCCGTTTCAAGCCTTCGCCCTTCTTGGCGAGGATTTCCAACTGGCCTCTGGCTTCGGCGTCCAACTTCGCGAAGATAGCAGCCGCCT
This genomic window from Candidatus Hydrogenedentota bacterium contains:
- a CDS encoding nucleoside hydrolase gives rise to the protein MTCSIFSGLFLLFAVSQPVDGTPAPKTPIVYTTDLYHPHDDPDDHYDLATLFAMPEFDIRAIVIDCGERGKERPGIPAIKQMEKLTGRQVPYAVGLTANLRDLDDDGTSQPAEDQKGVELILSVLRDSDKPVTIFATGSMRDVAAAYNRAPDLFRTKLGRIYMNAGNTNGKDIEWNVSLDVNSYRRILESGLPIYWVPCFGTETRQSFWVFRQSDVLDRVRPELQQFFIYALDKTPVVDDGPVKALTAPIRSEAKSKWWPQERNMWCTAAFLDAAGRKGKTFDFAPAMFRLEPDGKTALVTEGGMSVPTIRILDPKGYAEEMKSVLQSLLSSL